A part of Biomphalaria glabrata chromosome 3, xgBioGlab47.1, whole genome shotgun sequence genomic DNA contains:
- the LOC106055066 gene encoding protein phosphatase 1 regulatory subunit 21-like, with product MADLPGKYQKLAGEYAKLKAQIPVLKKAYLDEQGEVNQLKELLKERDQTVRKYEQEVDSLTFRNQQLSKRVIVLQEEASETNGSKKKSKNKGEPTTPERSGAHNGAINVFNEELHNKIEENALLHKQLQELSAQFDAHVRDLQDQLKEAENFKGHHEEVLGSAQRRSKEVIDRLQEEKAMLEVKIQALETDLKDFRGRSDAAEQKLVTVEKCLQSRLQEARKIIEEKLPFIDTKLRDINGLNVPTHDRRHQLRAKELITQGANLVGELTMGLSNFFTYSEQRSKIYPADGVTEPLSPLNTKFCKHLHENMLYLRPVEQSLRSFLNNLKDDSLTVLETSSELQPFSENFKKMVAYINKLLPYYITSLEEENAVSSCTATLMSKNRDLLHSLKRLVLAFNKIDTYVALLAAQSIQGQGHPQSSHPKFFSGLCKSLNDLHEAVKEVSKHYNSKVSLEHQLPTATKELKRTDECVVASLISLVTNTGKMAAFMSGNLDFFCQPAGYRTRGSSINSDLGTEGPRSHPVVNSFRQRTSHFLSSIAKPIPDTVPYCVALQNRKTLYSSAESKEGLAKQLSVFQQKLTKLEQEKEHYLLELQLLKIKFENEQLKTKQLEKEVESVRGSSSGVSLAASSLEDHIEKLTLPSEASVRSDSVNSGSYLDTSMLGQLETSGTVKNDIDTREQLIINHYNVRINELTLQLQQAESKAVHFHAEVRALHKQLKIAEKAKENGQEELKIVNQSLAHLKDELQTTTRSYEGQLSMMSEHLAGMNEKLAQQKDEIDDLKQQLSQKGSSSKILKKTKK from the exons ATGGCCGATTTACCTGGGAAGTATCAAAAACTTGCTGGTGAATATGCTAAA TTGAAAGCTCAGATTCCAGTCCTGAAAAAGGCATATCTGGATGAGCAAGGGGAAGTAAATCAACTGAAGGAATTGTTGAAAGAAAGAGACCAGACAGTTAGAAAATATGAGCAAGAGGTTGACAGCTTAACTTTTCGAAACCAGCAATTGTCCAAGCGAGTCATTGTCCTGCAAGAGGAAGCTAGTGAGACCAatggtagtaaaaaaaaatctaag AATAAGGGTGAGCCAACTACCCCAGAAAGATCTGGAGCACACAATGGGGCAATCAATGTCTTCAATGAAGAGCTGCACAACAAAATTGAGGAAAATGCACTTCTCCATAAGCAGCTGCAGGAGTTGTCTGCCCAGTTTGATGCACATGTTCGAGACTTACAG GATCAACTGAAGGAAGCAGAAAACTTCAAAGGTCACCATGAAGAAGTTCTGGGAAGTGCCCAGAGAAGATCTAAAGAAGTTATTGACAGGCTACAAGAAGAAAAAGCTATGCTAGAA GTCAAAATTCAAGCATTGGAAACTGACTTAAAAGACTTCAGAGGGAGATCTGATGCAGC AGAACAGAAATTAGTTACAGTAGAAAAATGCCTTCAGAGTCGCCTTCAAGAGGCCAGAAAAATCATTGAGGAAAAGCTACCATTTATAGATACAA AACTTAGAGATATCAATGGTCTTAATGTCCCAACCCATGACAGAAGACACCAACTCCGTGCCAAAGAGTTAATTACACAGGGAGCTAACCTGGTGGGTGAGCTGACCATGGGGTTGTCTAACTTTTTTACCTACAGTGAGCAGAGATCCAAGATCTATCCAGCAGACGGCGTCACAGAACCACTCAGTCCACTGAATACAAAg tTCTGCAAGCATCTTCATGAAAATATGCTGTATCTCAGACCAGTGGAACAATCTTTGAGAAGCtttttgaataatttaaaaGATGATTCTCTTACAGTATTG GAAACTTCTTCAGAGCTTCAACCATTTtcagaaaactttaaaaagatggTGGCCTATATCAACAAACTTCTTCCTTATTATATTACAAG TTTAGAAGAAGAGAATGCTGTCTCATCATGCACTGCTACACTTATGTCTAAAAACCGAGATCTTCTCCATTCCCTGAAGCGACTGGTATTGGCATTCAACAAAATTGACACATATGTGGCTTTGTTAGCAGCACAGA GTATTCAAGGTCAGGGTCATCCTCAGTCATCCCATCCCAAGTTTTTCTCTGGCCTGTGTAAATCTCTCAACGATCTTCATGAAGCTGTCAAAG AGGTGTCCAAGCATTACAACTCTAAAGTTTCCTTAGAACACCAATTACCAACAGCAACCAAAGAACTCAAGAGAACTGATGAATGTGTAGTGGCATCTTTAATATCTTTGGTCACTAATACAGGAAAA ATGGCAGCCTTTATGTCAGGAAATCTTGATTTCTTTTGTCAACCTGCTGGATACAGAACACGAGGGAGCAGTATCAACTCAGATTTAGGAACTGAAGGACCCAGATCTCACCCAGTTGTCAACAGCTTCAGGCAAAGAAcctctcattttctttcttcaatAGCCAAG CCCATACCAGATACAGTACCTTACTGTGTAGCTCTTCAGAACAGAAAAACATTATACAGCTCAGCTGAAAGTAAAGAAGGATTAGCCAAGCAG ctctcAGTTTTTCAACAGAAACTAACAAAACTGGAGCAAGAAAAAGAACATTATCTATTAGAGTTGCAGCTTTTGAAGATTAAGTTTGAAAATGAACAACTG AAAACTAAACAGTTGGAGAAAGAAGTTGAAAGTGTCCGGGGCAGCTCCAGTGGTGTTAGTCTGGCAGCCAGCTCGCTAGAGGATCATATAGAAAAGTTGACACTTCCTTCTGAAGCAAGCGTGCGGTCTGATTCTGTCAACAGTGGATCCTATCTGGATACCAGTATG CTTGGACAGTTAGAGACCAGCGGCACTGTGAAAAATGATATTGACACCAGGGAGCAGCTGATCATCAACCATTATAATGTCAGAATCAATGAACTGACTCTCCAGTTACAACAAGCTGAAAGCAAGGCTGTTCACTTTCATGCAGAG GTTAGAGCTCTACATAAACAGCTGAAAATAGCTGAGAAAGCCAAAGAGAATGGTCAGGAAGAACTGAAAATTGTAAACCAAAGTTTGGCCCATTTAAAG GATGAACTTCAGACGACCACCAGAAGTTATGAGGGTCAGCTGAGCATGATGAGTGAGCACCTGGCTGGCATGAATGAGAAACTTGCTCAACAGAAAGATGAGATTGATGATTTAAAGCAACAGCTCTCACAGAAAGGATCTTCTTCTAAA attttaaagaaaaccaaaaaataA
- the LOC106069180 gene encoding ribonuclease P protein subunit p20-like, which translates to MQASNSKPSSSIDPEEYSLRKRLPPRFPQRGNDVYISEKTNFRAQESKCQKLLDSGNEVVIHGLGKAVNRAINLALQLKAKGNGTIKLAIQTSTVNLIDDLMPETDDGEAKTLYRNNSAVHICVYRSEDSAQSQTKDVLKPSQEK; encoded by the exons atgcaaGCATCAAATTCAAAACCAAGTTCTTCCATAGACCCAGAGGAATACTCATTGAGAAAACGTCTACCACCAAG GTTCCCTCAGAGAGGTAATGATGTTTACATTTCAGAGAAGACAAATTTTCGGGCACAGGAAAGCAAATGTCAAAAACTTTTAGACTCTGGCAACGAAGTGGTCATTCATGGTCTTGGAAAAGCAGTCAACAGAGCCATTAATCTGGCCTTACAATTGAAAGCCAAAGGAAATGGCACCATAAAACTTGCTATTCAGACATCAACAGTGAATCTGATAGATGATCTGATGCCAGAGACAGATGATGGAGAAGCAAAGACTCTTTACCGTAACAATTCTGCTGTCCATATATGTGTCTACAGATCAGAAGATAGTGCACAGAGCCAAACTAAAGATGTTCTGAAGCCTagtcaagaaaaataa